From one Salvelinus namaycush isolate Seneca unplaced genomic scaffold, SaNama_1.0 Scaffold719, whole genome shotgun sequence genomic stretch:
- the gcnt3 gene encoding beta-1,3-galactosyl-O-glycosyl-glycoprotein beta-1,6-N-acetylglucosaminyltransferase 3, translating to MAAVSLSRSQRVFRNLSLILLSGSVSLLLWMALRHPPGSDRGPIPAPELLPSDYAADLPACSAIIRGDMEGPEWEQLSLLLKTKKKQQLLSEEFYHNVTQDCQRYVADRGFITVPLSQEEKEFPIAYSMVIHEKIEMFERLLRALYTPQNVYCVHIDQKSSKDFRSAVRAIVSCLPNVFVASKIESVVYASWSRVQADLNCMEDLLKSPVQWRYLLNTCGTDFPIKTNAEMVQALKLLNGKNSMESEVTNGYKKGRWEFHHNVTDTVVRTEVKKTPPPINTPMFSGNAYFVVSRAFVRHVMKSQEVRVLLEWEKDTYSPDEHLWATLQRMPAVPGSNPPNSKYQQSDMNSMARVVKWSYLAGDVRSGAPYPHCSGTYRRAVCVYGAGDLQWLLNQHHLIANKFDPEVDDVAIRCLESYLRFKATYSLSVKTVESRNTLQKL from the coding sequence ATGGCTGCAGTTTCCTTGTCCAGATCTCAGAGAGTGTTCAGGAACTTGTCTCTGATCCTATTGAGTGGATCAGTCTCTCTGCTCCTGTGGATGGCTCTCAGGCACCCGCCTGGCTCAGACAGGGGTCCTATCCCCGCTCCGGAACTCCTCCCGTCGGACTACGCTGCCGACCTGCCGGCCTGCTCAGCCATCATCCGAGGAGACATGGAGGGTCCGGAGTGGGAGCAGCTCAGCCTCCTGCTGAAGACCAAGAAGAAGCAGCAGCTGCTGTCAGAGGAGTTCTACCACAACGTAACTCAGGACTGTCAGAGGTACGTTGCAGACAGAGGGTTCATCACCGTTCCTCTGAGCCAGGAGGAAAAGGAGTTCCCCATCGCCTACTCCATGGTCATCCACGAGAAGATTGAGATGTTTGAGAGGCTCCTGCGTGCCCTGTACACTCCGCAGAACGTCTACTGCGTCCACATCGACCAGAAATCATCCAAGGACTTCAGGAGTGCAGTGAGGGCTATCGTGTCCTGCCTACCCAATGTGTTTGTGGCCAGTAAGATAGAGAGCGTGGTCTACGCCTCCTGGTCCAGAGTGCAGGCTGACCTGAACTGTATGGAGGACCTGCTAAAGTCACCTGTCCAGTGGAGGTACCTTCTCAACACCTGTGGAACCGACTTCCCCATTAAGACCAACGCTGAGATGGTTCAGGCCCTCAAACTGCTGAACGGGAAAAACAGCATGGAGTCAGAGGTCACCAACGGCTACAAGAAGGGCAGATGGGAGTTCCACCACAACGTCACGGACACAGTGGTCAGGACAGAGGTTAAGAAGACCCCTCCACCAATCAACACCCCCATGTTCTCTGGCAACGCCTACTTCGTGGTATCCAGGGCCTTCGTCCGTCACGTGATGAAGAGTCAGGAGGTCCGGGTCCTGCTGGAGTGGGAGAAGGACACCTATAGTCCTGACGAACACCTGTGGGCCACTCTGCAGCGGATGCCTGCTGTCCCAGGCTCCAACCCCCCCAACAGTAAGTACCAGCAGTCGGATATGAACTCCATGGCCAGGGTAGTGAAGTGGAGCTACCTGGCTGGGGATGTGAGAAGCGGAGCCCCTTACCCACACTGCTCCGGGACCTACAGGAGAGCTGTTTGTGTCTATGGAGCTGGAGACCTTCAGTGGCTCCTAAACCAACACCACCTTATCGCTAACAAGTTTGACCCCGAGGTGGATGATGTGGCGATCAGGTGTCTGGAGTCCTACCTGCGCTTTAAAGCAACGTACAGTCTATCAGTAAAGACAGTGGAATCTAGGAATACCTTACAAAAACTATGA